One Etheostoma spectabile isolate EspeVRDwgs_2016 chromosome 12, UIUC_Espe_1.0, whole genome shotgun sequence genomic window carries:
- the LOC116699768 gene encoding histone-binding protein N1/N2 isoform X1, with the protein MEEANKLIGTGKKYLVMGKVVEAVNALQEACGMLAKKYGDTADECGEAFFWCGKALLDLARMENSVLGNALEGVPEEDEEKPKDSNVDSTENIDEKTRDELRVQVYDAMAEKKNEDLDKVEAKKAGGEGEKAGGEGEKAGGEGEKAGGEGEKAEGCDEQQNSKKDEEKSGVNESKDKVENGKEAQKESGDKEEKTEDDGGEEEEKEDCDVEMEGDAEEQEDSAAEKDSDEEEEEVGNLQLAWEMLEVAKVIYKRKEAKEDQLMAAQTHLKLGEVSSESGNYTQALEDFQECLKLQVKHLDSDSRLLAETHYQLGLTYSLDLQYSQAIEELKSSISVIRSRLDKLQELLDKAEGPEALPEERKEMEELKALLPEIQDKVEDATEGLKGALDGGSTSSAFPGSAVHNGPSSSSSKIDSTSTNEVSSTNEHASTAPVSNISHLVRKKRKPEESPVKEGVKKVKQNDGQTNGAHKANGDTNGHADSTEVKNQ; encoded by the exons ATGGAGGAGGCCAACAAACTAATCGGCACGGGCAAGAAGTACCTGGTGATGGGGAAGGTGGTGGAGGCAGTGAACGCCCTGCAGGAGGCCTGCGGCATGCT AGCTAAAAAGTATGGAGACACCGCAGACGAGTGTGGAGAGGCTTTCTTCTGGTGTGGTAAAGCGCTGCTGGATTTGGCACG GATGGAGAACTCTGTCCTAGGTAATGCTCTGGAAGGAGTAccggaggaggatgaagaaaaaCCCAAGGACTCCAACGttgacagcacagaaaacattGATG AAAAGACCAGAGATGAGCTGAGAGTTCAGGTGTACGACGCCATGGCcgagaaaaaaaatgaggacTTGGACAAGGTTGAAGCGAAAAAGGCCGGAGGCGAGGGGGAGAAGGCCGGAGGCGAGGGGGAGAAGGCCGGAGGCGAGGGGGAGAAGGCCGGAGGCGAGGGGGAGAAGGCCGAGGGTTGTGATGAGCAACAGAATAGTAAAAAAGATGAGGAAAAAAGCGGGGTTAATGAAAGTAAAGACAAGGTAGAAAACGGCAAGGAAGCCCAGAAAGAATCGGGAGATAAGGAAGAGAAAACAGAAG ATG ATGgtggtgaggaggaggagaaggaagacTGTGATGTAGAAATGGAGGGTGATGCAGAAGAGCAAGAAGATAGCGCTGCTGAGAAG gacagtgacgaggaggaggaggaggtgggaaaCCTGCAGCTCGCCTGGGAGATGTTGGAAGTAGCTAAAGTCATCTATAAAAG gaaagaggctAAGGAGGATCAACTCATGGCAGCCCAGACTCACTTGAAACTGGGTGAAGTTTCTTCTGAATCAG GAAATTACACACAGGCGTTAGAGGATTTCCAGGAGTGTCTGAAGTTGCAGGTGAAGCACCTGGACTCAGACAGCCGTCTGCTTGCTGAGACTCACTACCAGCTAGGTCTGACCTACAGCTTGGATCTCCAGTACAGCCAGGCCATCGAGGAGCTGAAGAGCTCCATCTCTGTCATTAGGAGCAGGCTGG ACAAACTgcaggagctgctggacaagGCCGAGGGCCCCGAGGCGCTgccagaggagaggaaggagatggaggagctgaAGGCTCTGCTGCCAGAGATCCAGGACAAGGTGGAGGACGCCACAGAGGGTCTAAAGGGGGCACTG GACGGAGGCTCTACTTCCTCTGCATTCCCTGGCTCAGCTGTGCACAATGGGCCCTCCTCATCCAGCTCAAAG ATTGACAGCACGTCAACCAACGAGGTCAGCTCTACCAATGAACACGCCTCCACAGCTCCAGTCTCTAACATCTCCCACCTGGTCAGGAAGAAG AGGAAACCAGAGGAGAGTCCGGTGAAGGAGGGTGTTAAGAAGGTGAAGCAGAATGATGGACAGACTAACGGTGCTCACAAAGCCAACGGAGACACTAATGGACACGCTGACAGTACGGAAGTCAAGAA TCAGTGA
- the LOC116699768 gene encoding histone-binding protein N1/N2 isoform X2, which translates to MEEANKLIGTGKKYLVMGKVVEAVNALQEACGMLAKKYGDTADECGEAFFWCGKALLDLARMENSVLGNALEGVPEEDEEKPKDSNVDSTENIDEKTRDELRVQVYDAMAEKKNEDLDKVEAKKAGGEGEKAGGEGEKAGGEGEKAGGEGEKAEGCDEQQNSKKDEEKSGVNESKDKVENGKEAQKESGDKEEKTEDGGEEEEKEDCDVEMEGDAEEQEDSAAEKDSDEEEEEVGNLQLAWEMLEVAKVIYKRKEAKEDQLMAAQTHLKLGEVSSESGNYTQALEDFQECLKLQVKHLDSDSRLLAETHYQLGLTYSLDLQYSQAIEELKSSISVIRSRLDKLQELLDKAEGPEALPEERKEMEELKALLPEIQDKVEDATEGLKGALDGGSTSSAFPGSAVHNGPSSSSSKIDSTSTNEVSSTNEHASTAPVSNISHLVRKKRKPEESPVKEGVKKVKQNDGQTNGAHKANGDTNGHADSTEVKNQ; encoded by the exons ATGGAGGAGGCCAACAAACTAATCGGCACGGGCAAGAAGTACCTGGTGATGGGGAAGGTGGTGGAGGCAGTGAACGCCCTGCAGGAGGCCTGCGGCATGCT AGCTAAAAAGTATGGAGACACCGCAGACGAGTGTGGAGAGGCTTTCTTCTGGTGTGGTAAAGCGCTGCTGGATTTGGCACG GATGGAGAACTCTGTCCTAGGTAATGCTCTGGAAGGAGTAccggaggaggatgaagaaaaaCCCAAGGACTCCAACGttgacagcacagaaaacattGATG AAAAGACCAGAGATGAGCTGAGAGTTCAGGTGTACGACGCCATGGCcgagaaaaaaaatgaggacTTGGACAAGGTTGAAGCGAAAAAGGCCGGAGGCGAGGGGGAGAAGGCCGGAGGCGAGGGGGAGAAGGCCGGAGGCGAGGGGGAGAAGGCCGGAGGCGAGGGGGAGAAGGCCGAGGGTTGTGATGAGCAACAGAATAGTAAAAAAGATGAGGAAAAAAGCGGGGTTAATGAAAGTAAAGACAAGGTAGAAAACGGCAAGGAAGCCCAGAAAGAATCGGGAGATAAGGAAGAGAAAACAGAAG ATGgtggtgaggaggaggagaaggaagacTGTGATGTAGAAATGGAGGGTGATGCAGAAGAGCAAGAAGATAGCGCTGCTGAGAAG gacagtgacgaggaggaggaggaggtgggaaaCCTGCAGCTCGCCTGGGAGATGTTGGAAGTAGCTAAAGTCATCTATAAAAG gaaagaggctAAGGAGGATCAACTCATGGCAGCCCAGACTCACTTGAAACTGGGTGAAGTTTCTTCTGAATCAG GAAATTACACACAGGCGTTAGAGGATTTCCAGGAGTGTCTGAAGTTGCAGGTGAAGCACCTGGACTCAGACAGCCGTCTGCTTGCTGAGACTCACTACCAGCTAGGTCTGACCTACAGCTTGGATCTCCAGTACAGCCAGGCCATCGAGGAGCTGAAGAGCTCCATCTCTGTCATTAGGAGCAGGCTGG ACAAACTgcaggagctgctggacaagGCCGAGGGCCCCGAGGCGCTgccagaggagaggaaggagatggaggagctgaAGGCTCTGCTGCCAGAGATCCAGGACAAGGTGGAGGACGCCACAGAGGGTCTAAAGGGGGCACTG GACGGAGGCTCTACTTCCTCTGCATTCCCTGGCTCAGCTGTGCACAATGGGCCCTCCTCATCCAGCTCAAAG ATTGACAGCACGTCAACCAACGAGGTCAGCTCTACCAATGAACACGCCTCCACAGCTCCAGTCTCTAACATCTCCCACCTGGTCAGGAAGAAG AGGAAACCAGAGGAGAGTCCGGTGAAGGAGGGTGTTAAGAAGGTGAAGCAGAATGATGGACAGACTAACGGTGCTCACAAAGCCAACGGAGACACTAATGGACACGCTGACAGTACGGAAGTCAAGAA TCAGTGA
- the LOC116699768 gene encoding histone-binding protein N1/N2 isoform X3, with protein sequence MEEANKLIGTGKKYLVMGKVVEAVNALQEACGMLAKKYGDTADECGEAFFWCGKALLDLARMENSVLGNALEGVPEEDEEKPKDSNVDSTENIDEKTRDELRVQVYDAMAEKKNEDLDKVEAKKAGGEGEKAGGEGEKAGGEGEKAGGEGEKAEGCDEQQNSKKDEEKSGVNESKDKVENGKEAQKESGDKEEKTEGDEEEEKEDCDVEMEGDAEEQEDSAAEKDSDEEEEEVGNLQLAWEMLEVAKVIYKRKEAKEDQLMAAQTHLKLGEVSSESGNYTQALEDFQECLKLQVKHLDSDSRLLAETHYQLGLTYSLDLQYSQAIEELKSSISVIRSRLDKLQELLDKAEGPEALPEERKEMEELKALLPEIQDKVEDATEGLKGALDGGSTSSAFPGSAVHNGPSSSSSKIDSTSTNEVSSTNEHASTAPVSNISHLVRKKRKPEESPVKEGVKKVKQNDGQTNGAHKANGDTNGHADSTEVKNQ encoded by the exons ATGGAGGAGGCCAACAAACTAATCGGCACGGGCAAGAAGTACCTGGTGATGGGGAAGGTGGTGGAGGCAGTGAACGCCCTGCAGGAGGCCTGCGGCATGCT AGCTAAAAAGTATGGAGACACCGCAGACGAGTGTGGAGAGGCTTTCTTCTGGTGTGGTAAAGCGCTGCTGGATTTGGCACG GATGGAGAACTCTGTCCTAGGTAATGCTCTGGAAGGAGTAccggaggaggatgaagaaaaaCCCAAGGACTCCAACGttgacagcacagaaaacattGATG AAAAGACCAGAGATGAGCTGAGAGTTCAGGTGTACGACGCCATGGCcgagaaaaaaaatgaggacTTGGACAAGGTTGAAGCGAAAAAGGCCGGAGGCGAGGGGGAGAAGGCCGGAGGCGAGGGGGAGAAGGCCGGAGGCGAGGGGGAGAAGGCCGGAGGCGAGGGGGAGAAGGCCGAGGGTTGTGATGAGCAACAGAATAGTAAAAAAGATGAGGAAAAAAGCGGGGTTAATGAAAGTAAAGACAAGGTAGAAAACGGCAAGGAAGCCCAGAAAGAATCGGGAGATAAGGAAGAGAAAACAGAAGgtga tgaggaggaggagaaggaagacTGTGATGTAGAAATGGAGGGTGATGCAGAAGAGCAAGAAGATAGCGCTGCTGAGAAG gacagtgacgaggaggaggaggaggtgggaaaCCTGCAGCTCGCCTGGGAGATGTTGGAAGTAGCTAAAGTCATCTATAAAAG gaaagaggctAAGGAGGATCAACTCATGGCAGCCCAGACTCACTTGAAACTGGGTGAAGTTTCTTCTGAATCAG GAAATTACACACAGGCGTTAGAGGATTTCCAGGAGTGTCTGAAGTTGCAGGTGAAGCACCTGGACTCAGACAGCCGTCTGCTTGCTGAGACTCACTACCAGCTAGGTCTGACCTACAGCTTGGATCTCCAGTACAGCCAGGCCATCGAGGAGCTGAAGAGCTCCATCTCTGTCATTAGGAGCAGGCTGG ACAAACTgcaggagctgctggacaagGCCGAGGGCCCCGAGGCGCTgccagaggagaggaaggagatggaggagctgaAGGCTCTGCTGCCAGAGATCCAGGACAAGGTGGAGGACGCCACAGAGGGTCTAAAGGGGGCACTG GACGGAGGCTCTACTTCCTCTGCATTCCCTGGCTCAGCTGTGCACAATGGGCCCTCCTCATCCAGCTCAAAG ATTGACAGCACGTCAACCAACGAGGTCAGCTCTACCAATGAACACGCCTCCACAGCTCCAGTCTCTAACATCTCCCACCTGGTCAGGAAGAAG AGGAAACCAGAGGAGAGTCCGGTGAAGGAGGGTGTTAAGAAGGTGAAGCAGAATGATGGACAGACTAACGGTGCTCACAAAGCCAACGGAGACACTAATGGACACGCTGACAGTACGGAAGTCAAGAA TCAGTGA